One Serratia liquefaciens genomic window, GGCGCTCACGCTGCTCAAACAGCGGGCGCAGGGCAAAGAGCAGCGTCTGGAACGGCTGCTGCAGGAAGGCTACCCCTGTTACACCACCTCCGCCGGGTGGCTGGGCTACCCGGATGACAAATTGCGTCGATTGTGTCAGGAAGCGGTCGATGCCGGTTTCTCCTACCTGAAGCTGAAGGTGGGGCGCGATCTGGAAGACGATATCCGCCGCGTGCGCATTGCCCGCGAGGTCATTGGCCCCGATCGTCAACTGATGATCGACGCCAACCAGGTCTGGGAGGTCAACGATGCCATCCCGTGGGTGAAGCATCTGGCGTTCGCCAAGCCCTGGTTTATCGAAGAGCCCACCAGCCCGGATGATGTCGAAGGGCATCGCCGCATTCGCGAGGGGGTTCATCCGGTCAAGGTCGCCACCGGCGAGATGTGCCAAAACCGCATTATGTTCAAGCAGTTCATCATGCGCGAAGCGATTGACGTGGTGCAGATCGACGCCTGTCGCCTGGGGGGCGTCAATGAAGTGCTGGCGGTGATGCTGATGGCCGCCAAATACAACCTGCCGGTGTGCCCGCATGCCGGAGGCGTGGGGCTGTGTGAATACGTTCAGCATCTGTCGATGATCGACTACCTGTGCATTGCCGGTACCCACGAAGGACGGGTGATCGAATACGTCGATCACTTGCATGAACACTTTGTTCACCCTTGCGACGTCAAGGGGGCGGCCTATATGCCGCCGCGCCATCCCGGTTATTCGATCGAGATGCATGCGTCGTCGCTTGAACAGTATCGGTTCCGCGGTTGAACGGGAAACAGGCCATGCTGCGCATCGATGCCCATCAACATTACTGGCAATACCATCCGCAACGCTACCCGTGGATCGGCGAGCAGATGGCGGTGCTGCAGCAGGATTTTGGCCCGGCTCAGCTTGATCCGTTGCTGCAGCGCCACGGTTTTGACGGTGCGCTGGTGGTGCAGGCCCGCCACGGCGAACAGGAAACACAGGAACTGTTGGCCCAGGTGCAGCAAAGCCGGGGTGTGTGCGGGGTCGTGGGCTGGCTGGACATTGCCGGACCGCAGCTGTCGCAGCAGCTTGATGAATGGCGGCAGCAGCCTCTGCTGCGTGGCCTGCGTCATCTGGTACAGGATGAACCGCAGCCGGACGCCTGGCTGGCGCGGCCGGAGGTGCGGCGCGGCATGCAGACGCTGCAGCGGCAGGGCTACGTTTACGACATTTTAGTCACCCATCGGCATTTGACGGCGTCGGCGCAGTTTGCCGCCGAGCACGACGATTACTGGTTGGTACTGGACCATCTCGGCAAGCCGGATATCGCTTTGGGCGCGAAGCACTGGGCGCAGCAGATCAAGCCGCTGGCGGCATTGAGCCATGTGGTCTGCAAACTGTCGGGGCTTATCACCGAAGTGCCCGGTGGCAGATGGCAGGCATCGCAGCTGCTGCCGTTTTTTGATGCGGCGCTGGAGGTATTCGGCCCGCAGCGGCTGATGTTCGGTTCCGACTGGCCGGTGTGCCTGCTGGCCGGGGATTATGGCCAGGTTTATCAACTGAGTGAGCAGGCAATCGCCACGCTGAGTCCTTCGCAACAGGCGGAGATTTGGGGCGGTACCGCCTGCCGAATTTATGGCTTAACGGAGTCTGGTTATGGATCTGTATCTGAAAGATAAGGTGGTGATCGTCACCGGCGGCGGTTCCGGCATCGGCGCGGCCATCACCCTGCTGCTGGCGGAGGAAGGGGCGATCCCGGTGATTGTCACCAACGCTGCGCCAGAGGTGGAGTTTCTGACGCAACTGCGGCAGTTGCAGCCGAGCAGTACGGTGATCATCACCGACTTATGCGAAGAGCGGGATTGTCGGCGGGCAGTGGCGCAAACGCAAGAGACCTTCGGCCGCATCGATGCGCTGGTGAATAACGCCGGTGTTAACGATGGCGTGGGGTTGGAGGCCGGACGCGAGGCCTTTGTCGGATCGCTGGAGAAAAACCTGATCCATTACTACCTGATGGCGCACCTGTGCCAGTCGGCGCTGCAAAACAGCAAGGGCGCCATCGTCAACATCGCTTCCAAAACGGCCTTGAGCGGGCAGGGCGGCACCAGCGGTTATACCGCCGCCAAGGGCGCCGTGCTGGCGTTGACCCGCGAGTGGGCGGTGTCGCTGCGCCATGAAGGCGTACGGGTGAATGCGGTGGTTCCGGCGGAGGTGATCACACCGCAGTATCAGCGCTGGATCACTACCTTCGAGCAGCCGGAACAGCAGCTCGAGAAAATTACCGCGCGCATTCCTTTCGAACATCGGATGACCACGCCGCAGGAAATCGCCAACACCGTGGTGTTCCTGATTTCATCGCGTTCGTCGCACACCACCGGGCAATGGCTGTCGGTGGATGGTGGTTATCTGCATCTTGATCGGGCGATCACATGAGTAGCGGGGCGGGCAGGGGACGGCGCTTTTGTCAGGCGCTCGATCTGGTCGACTCACCGGCGCTGATCGAGGAGTACCTGCACCATCACCAGCGTATCTGGCCGAAGATTGCCGCTTATCTGCGGGAGCACGGCATTTTGGATATGGAGATTTATCGGCTGGGTACCCGGCTGTTCATGATTGTTGACGTTAGTACCGAGTTCGATGCCGCGCGGTTTGCCGCCGCCGGCCTGAGCAACCCCCACGTGCAGCGCTGGGAAGCCCTGATGTGGCAATACCAGGTCGCCACCCCCTGGACGCCGAAAGGCGAAAAATGGGTGGAGATGGAGCAGATATTTTCTTTGCAAAAACAATAACATCGCTACTCTACCGAGGATATATCAATGCTTGCTGAAAAAAGTGCGGCCCCGCCACAGCTGGGCGTCAAGTCAACCGCCAACCTGCGCTGGGCTTTTATTCTGGTCACCAGCCTGTTCTTTATGTGGGGGCTGTCGTATGGCTTGTTGGACGTATTAAACAAACACTTCCAGGAGACATTGCACGTTACCAAAGCGCAGTCGGGATTGTTGCAGGCAGCGTATTTCGGCGCCTACTTCCTGGTGGCGCTGCCCGCCGGCTATTTTATGGATAAGAAAGGGTACAAGGCCGGTATTTTGGTCGGGCTGTGCCTGTATGCGCTGGGGGCCTTGCTGTTTGTGCCGGCGGCATCCGCCAACAGCTTCGCCATGTTCCTGTTCGCGCTGTTTGTCATTGCCTGCGGATTGGGCTGTCTGGAAACGGCGGCCAACCCTTATGCCACGGTATTGGGCGACGCTAAAGGGGCTGAACGGCGGCTGAACCTTTCCCAGTCGTTTAACGGTCTGGGGCAGTTTATCGGCCCGATGATCGGCGGCACGCTGTTTTTCTCTGCCACCCAAGGGGCGAGCAGCGGTGACCAGAGCGCGGTGAAGATGACCTATGTGGCGATCGCCGTGCTGGTGCTGCTGATTGCCTTTTTGTTTGGCCGCACCCGGCTGCCGGATATTCGTGAGGAAGAGCAACCGGAACACGGCGAAATCGCGCAGGGGCTGTGGCAGCACCGGCACTTTGTCAGCGGGGTGATTACCCAGTTCTTCTATGTAGCAGCGCAGGTTGGCGTCGGTGCGTTCTTTATCAACTACGCCACCGAACACTGGAACGAAGTGTCCAACCAAAGTGCGTCCTACCTGCTTTCTATCGCCATGATTTGCTTTATGGTCGGGCGCTTCTTCAGCACCTGGCTGATGGGCAGGGTCAAGCCGGCCACATTGCTGATGATCTACTCGCTGATTAACATTGCGCTGTGCGGCGTAGTGATGCTCAGCCTGGATGGCGTCTCGGTGGTGGCATTGATCGCGGTGTTCTTCTTTATGTCGATCATGTTCCCGACCATTTTCGCCCTGGGGGTGAAAAACATGGGCAAACACACCAAGCGCGCCAGCTCCTTTATGATCATGGCGATCGTCGGGGGGGCCATCATGCCTTACTTTATGGGTGCGCTGGCGGACAGATACAGCACGGCGCTGTCGTATGTGCTGCCGCTGTTGTGCTTCGGCGTGGTGTTTGTGTACGGCCTGCAGCAGCGCCGTCGCTAAGCCCCCGGCCCGTCGGCTCAGACAGCGGCGGGCTGCACGCTAGGTGCCAGCTGGATATTATTGCGGCCGTTGTTTTTCGCCTGATACAGCGCGGCGTCGGCTGCGCGGATCGCCGAGGACACGTCCAGCTTGTCCAGTGCGGAGATTCCGGCGCTGAGCGTCACGGTAGTGGCTTCCAATTGGTTGAAGCGATGAGGAATTTTTAATTCCTGCACCCGCAGCCGCACCCGTTCGGCCAGTTGGGTGGCGTAATCCTCGCTGACGTTGGTCAGCAGCACCAGAAACTCTTCCCCGCCGTAGCGCACCACAATATCGCGAGAACGCACCGAATCGCGGATGGTGATGGCAACCTGCACCAGCGCCTGATCGCCCATGGTGTGACCATAGTTATCGTTATAAGCCTTGAAATGGTCGATATCGAGTAACACCACGAAATGACAACCCGACGGCGGCACCGTCAGCATATTGATTTTATTTTCCAGGCCCCGGCGGTTATAAAGCCCGGTTAGGGGATCGATCATGCTCAAATTGCTGAACCTGTCCCGTTCGTTATACAGATTGGCCACCAGCGTTTGGGTAAAAAGCTCGCTGCGTTTGAGCATCAGATGATGAATTGAGAATGCGATAATCGGCAATACCGTGGTGAATACGATCCTGGTGGTATTGTGCATACCGTCCAGTAATAGAATAACCAGGGCGGAAGGCACGGCGTGCAGGCAAAAAGCGATAAAGTTATCGGTTAAGGCAATGGCGCTGATAAAAAACATACTGAACAGACTAATTAATAGAAAACTTTGATTGTTCGGCGCACAGTACTGACTTTTAACGTAAATATGCGCTGCCCACAGCAGGCCGAGCACGCAGGAAAATAGATTCAATTTTTTGACGTATAACCGTGGAGACTGCAAGGTAAATAACAGCGCCACCAGACAAAATATCGGTATACCTAATAAAGGTAGGGTAAAAGCGGGCTTGTCATTAAATGGGACCAATAATGTAAATATGGAAGAGGCAGCGTTCATCAACAAAAATAAAAATAATGATAAGCGGTGTTTGCTGTTCAGCAGTTCCTGATAAGAACGCGCGTTCATACGGAGTTCACTCTTCACAAAATCGATCTGTCGAAAAATTAAGGTGGCGAAAAATTCTTTCGGCGTGAATTAAACATCCGCATTGTATGGTTGTTGATTGTGATTATTCACATGCGAATTAGACTAAGAATTTTCTTATGGCAAACTATCATTTTTACACCGTTATGTCATCCGCGTTTGGTGGTTGCGGCGAAAATGATGCGCAGTGAAAAAAAGTGGTATATGATATTGGTTATCATTATCACTTGAAGGGTGGGGTTATCATGATTGCAGCCATGATTACCGCGTGTGGGTTGTGGGGCGTCAGCTGGTGCCTGGGCAATCGGCTGGCCAGCGCCTGGGGCGTTTTGTTGCCCTGCGCTTTAATGCCGTTACTGGCATTGATCAACCTGGATATGATGCAACTGCGTACGCTGATTGTGATCGCTATGCTGGCGACGCTGGTGATGTTGTTCAACAGCCGCTGGCGGCATTACCTGCTGCTGCCTTCCTGCATGGCATTGGCTGGGGGATTGGCGGCGATCAGCCTGAATTTCAATCTGGGATAAAAACGTAAAAATCACGCTATCGCGTGTTGGTTATCGTTTCGATTGGGAATGGCTTTGGAGGGGGACTTCCGAAGAGATTTATCGATTGGTGCGAAGAGAGGGACTTGAACCCTCACGTCCGTAAGAACACTAACACCTGAAGCTAGCGCGTCTACCAATTCCGCCACCTTCGCACAGCCGATAATCTTTATTTTGCTTTCGATTTATATCACCAGCTTGGTGCGAAGAGAGGGACTTGAACCCTCACGTCCGTAAGAACACTAACACCTGAAGCTAGCGCGTCTACCAATTCCGCCACCTTCGCATTGATGCTGTGCAATATAAATCATGTGGTTATTTGGTGCGAAGAGAGGGACTTGAACCCTCACGTCCGTAAGGACACTAACACCTGAAGCTAGCGCGTCTACCAATTCCGCCACCTTCGCATACCAGATACATTACCGGAGTAACGTTACCACGGAGGCGAATTCTAGAGATTTTGGCGGGTACGTCAATAGTTATTTCCCCTGTTTGCGGGCGTTTGCTGGAAAAACGTCCGTTTTGGGTGACTGATAGCGTTCAAACAGCCAAATCAGCCAGTCAATCAACACCCTGACCCGTGGCGCAAGGAAACGGCCGGGGGGATACATGACGTAAATGGGCATCGGCGGCGGCGGGGTCTCCGCCAGCACTTCGACCAATTCTCCTTTCTGCAGCCAGGGTGCCAGCGAATAATGTGCCGCCTGTATCAGCCCCATGCCGGCGCGGCAGCTGCTGGTGTAGGCATCAGCCCCGCTGACGCTCAGTTTGGCGGGCAACTCGCGCAATTCCACTTTGCCGTTGCGGCAAAACTCCAGCGGATAATCCCGGTTGCTGGCGAGGGAAAAATAGCCCACCGCCTGGTGCTGCTGCAGCTGGTCAATCGACTGCGGCACGCCGAACGCCGCCAGGTAGGCAGGGGAGGCGCAGGTCAGCTGTGGCAACATGGCAATGCGGCGCGCCACCAGGCTGTCATCTTCGGTTTCCCAGGCACGCAGCACGCAATCCACACCCTCGCGCAGTAAATCCACGTGGGTGTCGTTGGCACCCAATGCCAGGGTCAGATCCGGATAGCGCTGGTAAAAGTCACCCAATGCCGGAATAACGATTTCGCGTGCCAGCGAATGGGGCATATCGATACGCACTTTGCCGGAAGGCTGCAGTTTTTGGTGGCTGAACAGCGTGTCCGCTTCTTCCAGTGCGCCCAGCAGCTGTACGCAGCGCTGGTAATAAAGCGTGCCTTCGTGGGTTACCTGCACCTGGCGGGTGGTGCGCAGCAGCAGGCGCACACCGAGGCGCTGCTCCAGCCGCTTAAGCGCATTGCTGACCGTGGCGCGGGGTAACTGCAAGCGCTCCGCCGCCCGGCTAAAACTGCCCAGTTCGACGATACGGGTAAAAATGCGCATGGCCTGGATCTGGTCCATCTTGCCCGCTCCGTATTGTTAGTGATTTATGAACAGTGATGAGTAATCTGCATTATTTATCTTTTTAGGCGAAACAACCAGACTCTGTTGCATCAGCATCTTCGCTGATAAAAACCGCAAGAGGGCAACACAATGCAACAACGCAAATTAGGTCCCACTGGCCCGCTGGTTTCCGCTCTGGGGTTGGGCTGCATGGGCATGAGTGATTTCTATTCGACAGACCACGATGAACCGGAAGCTATCGCCACGCTGCACCGTGCGCTGGAGTTGGGGGTCACTCTGCTGGATACCGCCGACATGTACGGCCCGCACACCAATGAACAGCTGATTGGCAAAGCGATCAAGGGCAAGCGGCAGCAGGTCTTTCTGGCCACCAAGTTTGGCATTGTGCGCGATCCGGCCAACCCTGCAGCGCGGGGCGTCAGCAGCCGACCGGAGTATATCCGCCGATCGGTGGAGGGCAGCCTGAAGCGTCTCGGGGTCGAGGTGATCGATCTTTATTACCAGCACCGCGTCGATCCTGAGGTGCCGATTGAAGAGGTGGTCGGCACGATGGCGGAGCTGATTAACGAAGGCAAGATCCGTTATATCGGGCTGAGTGAAGCTTCGGTCGCCACGCTGGAGCGTGCGCATAAAGTGCACCCGATTACCGCACTGCAGACTGAGTATTCATTGTGGACACGCGATGCCGAACAGGGCGTATTGGCGGCCTGTGAACGCCTGGGGATTGGGTTTGTTCCCTATAGCCCGCTGGGGCGCGGTTTTCTCACCGGGGCGATCCAACGGCCGGAAGATCTGGACGCTGACGATTTCCGTCGCAGCAACCCGCGTTTTCAGGGGGAAAACTTTGCACGCAATCTGGCGCTGGTGGCAAAAGTGACCGAGCTGGCTAAGCAGAAGGGCGTTGCGCCGTCGCAGTTGGCGTTAGCCTGGGTGTTGGCGCAGGGAGAGCACATTGTCCCGATCCCTGGCACCAAACGCCGTCGTTATCTGGAAGAGAATATCGCAGCGGCCGAATTGATGCTCAGCGCCGCCGAACTGGCGGCCATTGAGGCGGTATTCCCCCTGCAGGCCGCGGCGGGGGCACGCTACGGCACGGAGTCGATGACCTATATCAACGGCTGATAAAAAGGGCGCAGCGTGTGAACGCTGCGCCCTGATACGGAGACGCGTTAGCGGGTCGCCGTTACTTCTTTTTCTTGGTATCGCGCGGCGCACGGGCTACGGTCGCCTGATACACCTTGAAGCGGCCATTTTGTGCCAGCACTTCATGGCTGCCGAAGGTGGCGTCCAGAATGTCCGGGTACGGCAGGAAGGCGTTGGCCACGATGCGCAGACGGCCGCCGATCGGCAGGTGTTTCAACGCTCCGCGGATCAGGGTTTCTGCTGCGGTCAGGCTGGTTTGCAGGCCATCATGGAACGGCGGGTTGGAGATGATCAGGTCGAAACGGCCGGTAATGTCGGAATAGACGTTACTGACGATCACTTCGCCCTCAATGCCGTTGGCGGCAAGCGTAGCCCGGCTCGATTCCACGGCGGCGGCGTTAACGTCGCTGAGGGTCAGCTTCATCTTCGGCGACAGTTTGGACAGCACGGAAGCCATCACGCCGGCGCCGCAGCCCACGTCCAGCACCTTGCCTTTCATGTGTTTTTCCAGGGTCGACAGCAGCAGTGAGCTGCCGACGTCCAGCCCGTCGCGGCTGAACACGCCCGGCAGGGTTTTTACTTCCAGATCGTGCAGCTGATAGCTTTCCCACCAGTCTTCCAGGTTGAATTCGGTCTGCGTATCCAGACGGCCGTGATACAGGCCACAGCGACGGGCGCTGTCGATTTTCACCAGCGTGGCGTAGTCTTCCACCATCTGGTCGGCGCTGCGCACGCCGCTGCGGTTTTCACCGACCACGAACACTTCTGCGCCGACCGGCAGCAGCGCCAGAATGTTGCACAGCTGGAATTGCGCTTCCTGCTTGCTCTTCGGCCAATAGTAGATCAGCGTATCGCACTCGGCGACGAACGCAGCGTCCACGGTCAGCCCGAACTGCACGTTTTCGCCCATCGCCCGGTTCAGTAACTGCCAGTGATGGTACTGCTGGGTATGGACACGCACATCCGCGGCCTCGAATTGGGCCGGCAGGGCGTCCTGCAGGTCACCGGCAAACAGAACGCGGCGTTCGATAAACTCATCACTGTGGCGCAGCATAACTTCACTGGCGGGGGTTAATGCAGACATCAGGTTTTGGCTCCTAGAAATTAGACCGGGGATTATAGAGCTTTGTGGCGATATGTTCGACGGGTTTGTTGGCGCAGGCCGCGCGGGTTTGTTAGCATAGCGCGGCGCATGGCAGGCATGGCGCACCACAACGGGTAGATCCTGACAGGAATCGGCATGGCATCAAAACGCGACTGGCTGTTACAACAACTGGGTATTACGCAGTGGACATTGCGCCGCCCGGGCGTGTTGCAGGGCGAAGTAGCGGTCAGCCTGCCGCCCGAAGTGCGTTTGCTGATCGTGGCGCAGGCACTGCCTGAGCATAACGATCCGCTGTTTTGCGACGTGTTGCGTAGCCTGGGGCTGACGCCGGCGCAAACCTACGGCCTGACGCCGGACCAGGTGGCGATGCTGCCTGAAGATACCGAATGCAACAGTTGGCGGTTGGGCGTTGCGGAGCCGCTCGCGGTGGCCGGCGCACAGCTACACAGCCCGGCGCTGGCCGAGCTTTCTCTCGATGCGGGTGCCAAACGCGCACTCTGGCAGCAGATTTGTCATAATGAACAGTATTTCTACCCTGACCGCAGCCGATCTGGCCGCGGCCTTCAAGATTGAGCAAGCCAGTCACGCCTTTCCCTGGACGCAAGCCACCTTTACCAGCAATCAGGGCGATCGTTACCTTAACCTGAAACTGGACGCCGACGGGCAGATGGCGGGTTTTGCCATCACCCAGATCGTGCTGGATGAGGCCACGCTGTTCAACATCGCCATTCACCCCGACTGGCAACGTCGAGGCTTCGGCCGCCAGTTGCTGGAAGCCTTGATTGCGCAGTTGGAAACGCGCGGTGTGGTTACGTTGTGGCTGGAAGTACGAGCCTCCAACCGTGCGGCCATTGCGCTGTACGAAGATCTCGGCTTTAACGAAGTGACCGTCCGCCGTAATTACTATCCGAGCGCCAATGGGCGTGAAGACGCCATCGTCATGGCGCTGCCGCTGGCCTGATCCTGCATTAAAAACAGCTTATTTATTGTTTTGTTGTTTATTTACAACTAATGAGTTGTTTTTGGCTGTAAATACAGCAAATTTGTTGTTTTAATTTTCAGCGACGACTACTCTTCAGGTATTTGCTGGTTAAAAAACGGTCAATGGGTTGCTTTGGGAGTGATGGATGCGCAAATCATCAGAGATAGCCAAATTTTTGAAAGAGAAACGCGCCGAGCTGGGCTGGAATCAAAAAGACTTTCTGATGAAGATTGGCATGACTCAGCAGCAATATCAGCGTATTGAATCTGGCAG contains:
- a CDS encoding L-fuconate dehydratase, whose translation is MTTITALRVEDIRFPTSLALDGSDAMNPDPDYSAAYVILETDRADLSGHGLTFTIGRGNEICCAAIRALEHQIVGVTLEEIAADMGAFWRRFTSDSQLRWIGPDKGAIHLATGAVINAVWDLWAKAEGKPVWRLVAEMTPEELVRCIDFRYITDCITPQEALTLLKQRAQGKEQRLERLLQEGYPCYTTSAGWLGYPDDKLRRLCQEAVDAGFSYLKLKVGRDLEDDIRRVRIAREVIGPDRQLMIDANQVWEVNDAIPWVKHLAFAKPWFIEEPTSPDDVEGHRRIREGVHPVKVATGEMCQNRIMFKQFIMREAIDVVQIDACRLGGVNEVLAVMLMAAKYNLPVCPHAGGVGLCEYVQHLSMIDYLCIAGTHEGRVIEYVDHLHEHFVHPCDVKGAAYMPPRHPGYSIEMHASSLEQYRFRG
- a CDS encoding amidohydrolase family protein, whose amino-acid sequence is MLRIDAHQHYWQYHPQRYPWIGEQMAVLQQDFGPAQLDPLLQRHGFDGALVVQARHGEQETQELLAQVQQSRGVCGVVGWLDIAGPQLSQQLDEWRQQPLLRGLRHLVQDEPQPDAWLARPEVRRGMQTLQRQGYVYDILVTHRHLTASAQFAAEHDDYWLVLDHLGKPDIALGAKHWAQQIKPLAALSHVVCKLSGLITEVPGGRWQASQLLPFFDAALEVFGPQRLMFGSDWPVCLLAGDYGQVYQLSEQAIATLSPSQQAEIWGGTACRIYGLTESGYGSVSER
- a CDS encoding SDR family oxidoreductase, with the translated sequence MDLYLKDKVVIVTGGGSGIGAAITLLLAEEGAIPVIVTNAAPEVEFLTQLRQLQPSSTVIITDLCEERDCRRAVAQTQETFGRIDALVNNAGVNDGVGLEAGREAFVGSLEKNLIHYYLMAHLCQSALQNSKGAIVNIASKTALSGQGGTSGYTAAKGAVLALTREWAVSLRHEGVRVNAVVPAEVITPQYQRWITTFEQPEQQLEKITARIPFEHRMTTPQEIANTVVFLISSRSSHTTGQWLSVDGGYLHLDRAIT
- a CDS encoding L-rhamnose mutarotase, translated to MSSGAGRGRRFCQALDLVDSPALIEEYLHHHQRIWPKIAAYLREHGILDMEIYRLGTRLFMIVDVSTEFDAARFAAAGLSNPHVQRWEALMWQYQVATPWTPKGEKWVEMEQIFSLQKQ
- the fucP gene encoding L-fucose:H+ symporter permease → MLAEKSAAPPQLGVKSTANLRWAFILVTSLFFMWGLSYGLLDVLNKHFQETLHVTKAQSGLLQAAYFGAYFLVALPAGYFMDKKGYKAGILVGLCLYALGALLFVPAASANSFAMFLFALFVIACGLGCLETAANPYATVLGDAKGAERRLNLSQSFNGLGQFIGPMIGGTLFFSATQGASSGDQSAVKMTYVAIAVLVLLIAFLFGRTRLPDIREEEQPEHGEIAQGLWQHRHFVSGVITQFFYVAAQVGVGAFFINYATEHWNEVSNQSASYLLSIAMICFMVGRFFSTWLMGRVKPATLLMIYSLINIALCGVVMLSLDGVSVVALIAVFFFMSIMFPTIFALGVKNMGKHTKRASSFMIMAIVGGAIMPYFMGALADRYSTALSYVLPLLCFGVVFVYGLQQRRR
- a CDS encoding GGDEF domain-containing protein, whose product is MNARSYQELLNSKHRLSLFLFLLMNAASSIFTLLVPFNDKPAFTLPLLGIPIFCLVALLFTLQSPRLYVKKLNLFSCVLGLLWAAHIYVKSQYCAPNNQSFLLISLFSMFFISAIALTDNFIAFCLHAVPSALVILLLDGMHNTTRIVFTTVLPIIAFSIHHLMLKRSELFTQTLVANLYNERDRFSNLSMIDPLTGLYNRRGLENKINMLTVPPSGCHFVVLLDIDHFKAYNDNYGHTMGDQALVQVAITIRDSVRSRDIVVRYGGEEFLVLLTNVSEDYATQLAERVRLRVQELKIPHRFNQLEATTVTLSAGISALDKLDVSSAIRAADAALYQAKNNGRNNIQLAPSVQPAAV
- a CDS encoding DUF1435 domain-containing protein; this translates as MIAAMITACGLWGVSWCLGNRLASAWGVLLPCALMPLLALINLDMMQLRTLIVIAMLATLVMLFNSRWRHYLLLPSCMALAGGLAAISLNFNLG
- a CDS encoding LysR family transcriptional regulator yields the protein MDQIQAMRIFTRIVELGSFSRAAERLQLPRATVSNALKRLEQRLGVRLLLRTTRQVQVTHEGTLYYQRCVQLLGALEEADTLFSHQKLQPSGKVRIDMPHSLAREIVIPALGDFYQRYPDLTLALGANDTHVDLLREGVDCVLRAWETEDDSLVARRIAMLPQLTCASPAYLAAFGVPQSIDQLQQHQAVGYFSLASNRDYPLEFCRNGKVELRELPAKLSVSGADAYTSSCRAGMGLIQAAHYSLAPWLQKGELVEVLAETPPPPMPIYVMYPPGRFLAPRVRVLIDWLIWLFERYQSPKTDVFPANARKQGK
- a CDS encoding aldo/keto reductase, coding for MQQRKLGPTGPLVSALGLGCMGMSDFYSTDHDEPEAIATLHRALELGVTLLDTADMYGPHTNEQLIGKAIKGKRQQVFLATKFGIVRDPANPAARGVSSRPEYIRRSVEGSLKRLGVEVIDLYYQHRVDPEVPIEEVVGTMAELINEGKIRYIGLSEASVATLERAHKVHPITALQTEYSLWTRDAEQGVLAACERLGIGFVPYSPLGRGFLTGAIQRPEDLDADDFRRSNPRFQGENFARNLALVAKVTELAKQKGVAPSQLALAWVLAQGEHIVPIPGTKRRRYLEENIAAAELMLSAAELAAIEAVFPLQAAAGARYGTESMTYING
- the rsmC gene encoding 16S rRNA (guanine(1207)-N(2))-methyltransferase RsmC, with the translated sequence MSALTPASEVMLRHSDEFIERRVLFAGDLQDALPAQFEAADVRVHTQQYHHWQLLNRAMGENVQFGLTVDAAFVAECDTLIYYWPKSKQEAQFQLCNILALLPVGAEVFVVGENRSGVRSADQMVEDYATLVKIDSARRCGLYHGRLDTQTEFNLEDWWESYQLHDLEVKTLPGVFSRDGLDVGSSLLLSTLEKHMKGKVLDVGCGAGVMASVLSKLSPKMKLTLSDVNAAAVESSRATLAANGIEGEVIVSNVYSDITGRFDLIISNPPFHDGLQTSLTAAETLIRGALKHLPIGGRLRIVANAFLPYPDILDATFGSHEVLAQNGRFKVYQATVARAPRDTKKKK
- a CDS encoding DNA polymerase III subunit psi — translated: MASKRDWLLQQLGITQWTLRRPGVLQGEVAVSLPPEVRLLIVAQALPEHNDPLFCDVLRSLGLTPAQTYGLTPDQVAMLPEDTECNSWRLGVAEPLAVAGAQLHSPALAELSLDAGAKRALWQQICHNEQYFYPDRSRSGRGLQD
- the rimI gene encoding ribosomal protein S18-alanine N-acetyltransferase, producing the protein MNSISTLTAADLAAAFKIEQASHAFPWTQATFTSNQGDRYLNLKLDADGQMAGFAITQIVLDEATLFNIAIHPDWQRRGFGRQLLEALIAQLETRGVVTLWLEVRASNRAAIALYEDLGFNEVTVRRNYYPSANGREDAIVMALPLA